One genomic segment of Brassica napus cultivar Da-Ae chromosome A3, Da-Ae, whole genome shotgun sequence includes these proteins:
- the LOC106419530 gene encoding histone H2B.3, with protein MAPKAAEKKPAEKKPAEKAPAEKKPKAGKKLPKDPSAVAGDKKKKRSKKSVETYKIYIFKVLKQVHPDIGISSKAMGIMNSFINDIFEKLAGESSKLARYNKKPTITSREIQTAVRLVLPGELAKHAVSEGTKAVTKFTSS; from the coding sequence ATGGCGCCCAAGGCAGCAGAGAAGAAGCCCGCGGAGAAGAAGCCGGCCGAGAAAGCACCGGCGGAGAAGAAGCCAAAGGCCGGGAAGAAGCTCCCGAAGGATCCCTCCGCCGTCGCCggagacaagaagaagaagcggtCCAAGAAGAGCGTCGAGACATACAAGATCTACATCTTCAAGGTGCTGAAGCAGGTCCACCCCGACATCGGGATCTCGAGCAAAGCCATGGGGATCATGAACAGTTTCATCAACGACATCTTCGAGAAGCTTGCCGGCGAGTCTTCCAAGCTCGCGAGGTACAACAAGAAGCCGACCATCACTTCCAGGGAGATTCAGACGGCGGTGAGACTCGTCTTGCCTGGAGAGCTGGCGAAACACGCTGTTTCCGAAGGGACCAAGGCGGTGACTAAGTTCACGAGCTCCTGA